A window of Quercus robur chromosome 12, dhQueRobu3.1, whole genome shotgun sequence genomic DNA:
atatCAATATTAATAGACATACAACGtgtaaaagggaaaaataattcatacatcaattcttattttaataaataacatttttgaCCACTGCATATTCTTGGTACGATAGTCATTtaacaagtataagtgtttgtgggatATAGGAGGCAAAGGCCGGGGTTAAAGTCTCCAGAAAggagtttcacatacatatacatctagattaggttagagtagaatttctattttgtaaaaaaaaaaaaaaaaaaaaaaaaacacttgagtTTCTTCTTATTTAGTGAAATTTAgagctttttcttttatgatttcAAAAGACTTTATAACtttaaatgtttattttattgagaatgAAGTCTATTTTTTTGGTCTAGGGGAAAAAGGCCGGGTTCAAGTATCCAGAAAgaagtttcacatacatatacatctagattaggttagagtagaatttttattttgttaaaaaaaaacacttttgagTTTCTTCTTATTTAGTGAAATTTAGAGCTCTTTCTTTTATGATTTCAAAAGACTTTATAACtttaaatgtttattttattgagaatgAAGTCTATTTTTTTGGTCCTGGGTCACAATTAAATCACAATTATTCTTGTGAAACACTGGCACGGTTTGTCAAACTTTAAATACTCACTAATGCAACTTGCtacagtaaatttttttataaaaaatttctaactaacCATTCACGAAGTTATAGGGACCAAACCAAACCCTCCAAAGCCATTGCCATACGATCCgcacactcttttttttttcttctctgtatACACACCTAACAAAGCAACCCTTCAAAGTCTCCAATAAACACCACCTAACCCAACctcatttgttttgtttgtgggGTTTGATATGAGTTTTAACACGTGGTAATGACAATATGACTTACTAATTCTTTTAGACCAAAGCAAAAAGCCCACAACGCCCACCTAACTCCTCTGCTTCAAAAAAACGAGGCCTTTGAACTATGAACTATGTCACCGTGACATGTAAGTACAGATGTATTCTTTCTATTTTCACGTGGCACAGATGGTATCATCTTGTGCCCGATTCTTTTGTTTAGAATATGCTCTCAGAATGTTCTTTCTTGAGAACTAGGGGGTTTGCATTTGCTTATACAAAATTGGCGTTAGGGTGAGGCTAAAATTTTGCAGAATTTTTAGAGAATGATTCATTAACTcgaattttgttaaaaataagaaTGAAAGATGATctgattaaaaagaaaaaaaaaaaaaaaaaaaaaaaaaaaaaaaaaaaaaaagaaaaagagcaagAGAGAATGAAAGATGAAGGTCAAATGAACCATAATTatatgggttttattttttaattgatagttacaataataGAGAGAGATTTGAAAATTAGTTTTATAAAGGTGACCACTTAATGAAGCAATGTTGTCcaattacaagactcttgatgTAATTTAACGTTTTAAGAACTAATGAATTATACTTTTATGAGTAGAATCGCGCATGTTAAGACCTTAAAGAAAGTCATggttttttcttaattaaaaaaaaaaaaaaaaaacccacttagATCAGTGGTAGAGATTCATAACATGATGGGGAGAGGGAAAATTTGAATCTAGGATGTTATGAAAACACCAAGAAATGCTACCAATTGAGTTACAGAACTGTTGGGTTTTCTTGTATATTTAATCTCATTGCTCATGTATCCCACCCAGCAacaacggaaaaaaaaaaaaaaaaaaaaaaaaaatcaatggagTTACCTTTCTTGTTTGAAAGTCAGTAAGTTATATAGAAGTCAAAATATCACTTAAGTTTTCTCTTTGGAGTGTGGGCTAGAGGATTAATTATGCCCAAGAAAATTCATCTAttccacttttttcttttactttttatgaataaaaaaaagtataatcaATTATGTAATTTGACacaagaattttgttttttgaataaattatgTAAATCCATAATATCAACTGTCATTATTTAGGCTAAGattaaatgaaatttcaaaaatccatgAGCACCTACGAGAAATggccattgaaaaaaaattacacaatagAAAATTGTATCATTGCTATTGTGATTACTTTAATTATCGTCATCAACATTAACCATACCCGAGCCCATCAAAGGGAGTCAGGACTAGATTTCCTTCATTTTATGGTGCTCCAAGAAGGATACATTTTTTCCCTTTGTGAAGGTAGAACTTTATAAGTAAAAGACAATCATGGCTAAACAAAAGACGAAAAATTACATATATGACTTATAAGGTTGAACTTTATAAATGACTTACATAAATTGTTTGTGACAAACTCATAAGGTTGAAATGttatatgaaaattaataatataagaaGAGCAATAATATAAGAGAAGTAATTTGCATAAATTGACAAGAGGATGCTTGAGAGTCTCAGCTGCTTAGGTGCAATTTGGCGCTACTGCTtcttctaaatttctaatgCTTTGCTTGTGTGACTTAAATGTTTAGTGTACATCATTTAGTGAATTATGATGGAATTGTGGCTCACTTTTGCTGCATCTTCAAGCTATAACAAACCATGGTTATAAACACAATGTGTATCAAAAGATATACGATAATCCATATCTACTTGTTGGGATAAATCGCTAcgaattaaattaatataaccCAAGCAATAGAGAAAGTAGAAATCTACGAAAGCGtcaataaaatcaaccaacAAGAACACACCAAGAATTACTGGGAAAATCCTCAAGTGTAGAGGAAAAAATTACGAGGCAAATTCGATCAAATCcattataatagaaaatagaaattacAACACTCAAATTATATCCAGAACCTGAGTTCCAATAAATtggaaaaacataataatatctCTAGGAACAAATACAACCTTACCACATAGCCTGGTAGCAAGATCTTTAACTCTTTGTGGTTCTACACCTAAAGAATCTTCTTAAACCCCCAATTTATCTTCCTTATGTGtcttgaataaaataaaattcacattttcttttttcctttagtGTTACACAAAgcactattctttttctttcagtCAGTTGTTCTTTACGtgtttctctctcaatttgtgTTATTGAAACCACATACACAACTTTATCTAAACGAAATAGCTGCCTGACACTTAATGATAATCCATATATAGACCTATAATAGTAAAGAAGAATATGAGTGGTAGGAAGAGGAAATGTACTAAGGGATGGAGAACACTTGATGTTTCACTAAAAATTGATAGGTCTATACTTCCATTGTTGTTATGGCATTTGTAAAGATTCATTTAACATTAATACCGCCTCCTTCAATAATTGCCTTATAGGCCCACTTTATGGAGCAAGACTCACAAACTTGAGAACCCTAAAAGCATCAAACCCGTAGACTTGAATAACACTCGTTGGAATGGGTGCCCCCCACGGCGGGCCcctcccacccccccccccccccccccccaaaaaaaaagaaaagaataaataaaccTTCCCTGTCCATTGCTATTTTTATACTCTCCTTAGTGGCAATCATCTTGTGGGGGAGATGGAGCAGAAAAAGCTGCATCACATTGCAATTCACTGGGTATATCATTTAGGGAAATATGAAATCCAGACGGTAGAGTTGAGCAATCCGCTCGCAGTGAGCTACTATTTAGCTACGTGAATTCGGAAGTTCTCTCCCGGAGCATCATCAACTTGGTTTGTTAGTCTGCTGCTTCCATTGAATCATGAACCTAAATCTAATACATGCACGAGTTTCACCATTCGATTTCGTAGAATCCTCCTCTTAATTTCAAATCGATTGATTTCTTtagtaaaattaaatattacaaatatttaaaatgacaGCTTGTACaatattagataaaattataaaagagaCAATAAGGTTTGGTGACTTGTTTGCAACTCGATATAGTTCCAAATTTTTTCGGCCTAATTTGGTAGTTTGAAGCTGATCCTAAGGAACATGTAaccaggaaagaaaagaagttgaTGAACACATTACGACCAACTTAATTCATAGCAAACCCAAAAAACACTCAGTAGTGGCCTGACCTTATCAGGCTGATACGTTTGTCACCCTCACAAATATCAATTAAGGATCCCCCACCGCCGGGGAGCAAGGTTCTTAAATATAGTTCGTCGAGGTTCCCTCCAGAAAAGGTGTTTAAGCAAGGAAAAGAGCATTCTTCTCACATAAATGGAGGATGAACTTAATCAATGAGGCCTACTATAATGTGTGAGGAAGTAACTTTGCTAGTGAAATGTGGTTGAATTACTTGTCTATGCAATGTGGTATAGCATGTAATCAGAACCATAATAAGGAATATTAGTTTAATGAAACCAGCAGCGAATCACTACAGTTTCTAGAGATTAAGAAGACCCaagtttaatttaattagtaaagtcCAATTCACAAAGAAATCATCTTCCTCTAAATGTTGAGGTAACAATCCATAAAGACATGAGTAAATAGATACTAGAATAAACCAAACATATATAGCTTAATAACTAGACACATAAAGGGGAACTCAAATCACAAAATCATATCTACTCGTCGTACTCCTGGTACTGCTTGAGAACCTGAGCACAGCCAGACAATGCCTTCTCCTTCATGAAGCCCATTGCATTAGCAAAACGTTTTTGTGATGCAATCCCATTGAGACCCGTGAGAATGACGCGGGCACGGTCACGCCCTGGGGAAACTGTTGCACAGTCACTCTGGGGGCTGCTAACAAGCATAGCATCACAAAGCTGGTCCTGGTGGTCCTCATCAACCTCGATATTGTAGGTTCCAGTCGAGTCGGTTGTTGCCTCCTTGCTGTATACGAGTTCCATTGTGCTCTTGTTTTTGCATTCCACTCTAACCTTGGCACCTATGGATCAGATCAACAATTAAATGCGTTATACTActacataaataaaagaaaacctaaagCTAATATTTTGAGTCACTATCAATTCAAGGTGAACTGAACAAACTGATATGCTAATATGGGCCAATTCATTGGTTTTGATTAAGTAATTATATTGaccaaattttagtttttagagaactgaactagtatttttttttttttaataaaaaaaattaaaatattaaaaatactagACAGGATTTTAGGTCTAtgcctaattttaaaaacatatggTGTCCAATTCTCTACCCCTAATCCAAACAACACCTTAATTCAACGTCATTCAGAATCAGATCCAAAcagatcaaaacaaaacatcACAGAGACAGAGTCACATAATGCTAGTTAGTTTCATAGATCCGCTAAATAAAAGTCACAGATCTAGAAACGGTTACTACTAGATCCCTTTCTAACCCacttgaaaattgaaatcaacAACACCagttacataaatataaacCATAACTAACGCAACACATAAAAACTAGAACATAAGATGAGAAAACAACTTAAGTACCGGGAATGTAGGTGGTGGCGGAGGTTTCGAAACCGGCACGGCAGGTGTCACAGTACACGCGCCCTTGCACGTTGAATGGGTTGCTCATCGGTCGGCTACCGATAGCCAAAGCTGGAAGCACACACAGCACAAAGAGCAACGCTATTTTCgccatttttggtttttttcagatttcagagagatagagagaggaaTAAATTTGTGAAATGGGAAAGTGTATTTGTTAGTAGTGAGAAGTGTGTGAGAGAAGAAATGAGTAATAAAGAGGAGGACAGGCCTCTAGTGTGAAGTAAAGGAAAGCgctgataattttttttgggggcaaTCAAAGCGCGTGAGCGGTGTTTCTCTGTGTACGCATGCAGGATAAGGAAAAGTGTACGTCTTCATCACATGGTGCCACGTCATTTTATGTGGGTTTTGTAGCGGTGAGTGAGGACACGTGGCGGTTGTAATAGAATGGTGGTGTGTATAGGAGAGAACACGGGTCATGAATCATGGTAGTATGCAGCTGGCGGTGTCGGCTGTCACATGGGAGACACCGATTGTCTGTTACGCAACGAAAAGTAATGTGATCATCAGCTGTATCAATTCAATTCCTGCCTAAATTTATGATTTAGATTTTAGCCGCGTCAAAAAATTGGCTACGCTACGCGGCAACATTAAATTGATCAGTATTGGTATATTCAAATTTCTGTTTAAGGTAGTAATGTCTATTTAGTattgttaatgtatattatattatattatgggctttaggcccaattaccttaCTTGTAcaacactttacttgtaccgcacacttacgcctcctatataaggctctgatGTATATTCTCTTATTATGtaatacaatacaatcttccagtatttctaacatggtatcagagccactgctctgaccttttcttagcagtcttgtcttcattagtGTGGCTTTCTTTTTAACAACGCTTCCGCCATCACACTGCCGCCGCAGCCTCTCGCCGTTGAACTTCCGACGTCATCCAGCCGTCGTCCTTGAGTTCCGGACCTGCAGCCGCCGTCgttaaggagtttcacactgcaCAGACCACTGCTCCGCTGCAATTATTGCTCCGATTACGATTTTGAAGGTACCACTGAGATCGTCCAGCGCCGATCTACACACTCGTGGAAGCCTCGTCGCCATCGGAGACTGcacgcgcccccacgcgccTCTCAAAGTTGTTGTTCCGCCGATCACGCGCcacacgcgccaccacgcgccaCAGCTTCTTttcacgcgcctccacgcgccgtcACGCGCCGTCACGCTCCGTCACGCGCCCCCATGCGCAGTcacgcgcccccacgcgccTCAACAGCCTCGCTGACGTCATCGCTGACATCAGCCCTAACAGCTTGCTGACGTCACTGCTTGCGTCATCCGCTGACGTCACCTTCTGAATCTGGATTTGACCGTTGACTTCAGgctgaccgttgactttgactggccgttgaccgttgaccgttgacttttccagggttgactttttcagtccaggttctccttacccagtttttcgcgtagatttcatttttgctgtctgtttttgcatattgtgtctctaaatggataaaaaggaTAATTTTGTTCCTCGCCCCATCAATACTGTATTGGAGGggaataaaaattacttatctTGGTCTCAAGCTATGCGCAATTTTCTTAAGGGTCGCATGCTCTGGCATTATTGTATTGGTGCAATGACTATTCCTGTCAAGGgagcaagtgaagaagatgctgtTTTTCTTGGTCGCATGATTGAATGGGATAGTCATAACCACATGATCCTCACATGGATTCGAAACACTTCCATTCCCTCTATTTCCAATCTGTTGGGCagctttgatgatgcaaaatctGCATGGGATATGTTGGCCAGAAGGTACTCCACTACTCATGGATCCATGAAATATCAGTTAGTGGTTGAATTGCATCAACTCAGGCAAGAACCAGGGCAATCCATCAATGACTATTATGATCAGCTTCGCTACATTTGGGACCAAATTGAGCTTTCTGATCCAACTTGGGCATGTTCAAAGGATGCTCAGCAATATGCTTCC
This region includes:
- the LOC126709178 gene encoding protein DOWNSTREAM OF FLC-like; translated protein: MAKIALLFVLCVLPALAIGSRPMSNPFNVQGRVYCDTCRAGFETSATTYIPGAKVRVECKNKSTMELVYSKEATTDSTGTYNIEVDEDHQDQLCDAMLVSSPQSDCATVSPGRDRARVILTGLNGIASQKRFANAMGFMKEKALSGCAQVLKQYQEYDE